One region of Jonesiaceae bacterium BS-20 genomic DNA includes:
- a CDS encoding AEC family transporter: MTEVLTGFAIIAIIIGVGYGVGRAGMLGKESHAALARLIYFVLSPCLLFGIMAQATASQLFSPLVIISVLAAASAMAIYAAIARWRWHRPVNTVVIGALSAGYVNANNMGLPVATYVLGDAAYVAPVLLVQLLIFAPVSLTILDAHASGRFSWRLLAMAPLKNPIIIASFLGMVVGLLGIPTPRVIMEPVLIIGAAAVPMMLLNYGISLPGQKVLEAGSERKEVILSSVIKLVWMPLVAYLITLLIPRMSHADIFAVVALAALPTAQNIYNYAQRFRSGEVLARDTIFITTFGSLGIMLLVAALLR, encoded by the coding sequence GACCGAGGTCCTCACCGGGTTTGCCATTATCGCCATCATTATTGGCGTGGGCTACGGGGTTGGCCGGGCCGGCATGCTGGGCAAAGAGAGCCATGCGGCGCTGGCTCGGCTCATCTATTTTGTGCTGTCGCCCTGCCTACTATTTGGGATCATGGCGCAGGCTACGGCCAGCCAACTTTTCTCACCCCTGGTAATTATTTCAGTTCTAGCCGCAGCAAGCGCGATGGCCATTTACGCGGCCATCGCGCGTTGGCGCTGGCACAGACCGGTTAACACCGTGGTGATTGGGGCGCTGTCCGCAGGGTACGTTAACGCAAATAACATGGGCCTGCCCGTGGCTACCTACGTCCTGGGGGATGCGGCCTACGTTGCTCCGGTTCTCTTGGTGCAGTTGCTCATTTTTGCACCGGTTTCGCTCACAATTCTCGATGCCCATGCTTCCGGCCGCTTTTCATGGCGCCTCTTGGCAATGGCCCCGTTGAAGAATCCCATTATCATCGCCTCGTTTTTGGGCATGGTCGTGGGCCTCTTAGGTATTCCAACCCCTCGGGTGATTATGGAACCGGTGCTCATCATTGGTGCGGCCGCAGTGCCCATGATGTTGCTGAACTACGGGATTTCTTTGCCCGGCCAAAAGGTTCTGGAGGCTGGATCCGAGCGTAAGGAAGTAATCCTTAGCTCGGTTATCAAACTTGTGTGGATGCCCCTCGTTGCCTACCTGATTACGCTCTTGATCCCCCGCATGTCCCACGCGGATATCTTTGCGGTGGTGGCACTAGCGGCATTGCCAACGGCTCAGAATATCTACAACTATGCCCAGCGGTTCCGCAGCGGCGAGGTGCTGGCTAGAGACACCATTTTTATCACCACCTTTGGATCTCTTGGGATCATGCTGCTGGTCGCGGCGCTCCTGCGGTAA